The segment ACACTTGTTGAGATTCTAATTTACGCCTTCTTTATTTGTCTTTATCAATTCTTTAATCTTTACCCAATCCACATATTTCTACCTCGGTTTACTTAGTTTTTATCAAGTCTCCGTAGGAAAAACCGTTGATTTTTGTATTACAGTATACTGTTTCTCTGGCTTGCTCTCTACAGAGCCTCTATAAACCCGATTGCTATAGCGCTACGCATTCAAGTTAAAACAACTTGAGGTTGGTAAGGGCTTTCCGGCCGTAACCTTTTATGTTAAATCTAAGCGCGTAGCGCTATAACATCAGTCAACACTTGAGCATCTGGCTCAGTTTGGCTTACTCTGAAGCCAAACGAAACACTAGAAAACGTAGAGGTCATGGTCATGATAGCTCTAGCGACGGCTTTCGAGGAGGCGGCAGCTTTGGAGGAGGCAGTGACAGTGGCGGCGCTGGAGATGGAGGAGGAGGCGGTGGTGGCGGCGGTGCTTGAAGCCATCACTTACGGGTAATGGGTAATGGGTAATTGCCTATTGCCTATTGCCTATTGCCTATTGCCTATTGCCTATTGCCTATTCCCCATTCCCTATTGCCTATTCCCCATCTATTCCCCATTCCCTATTCCCTATTCCCCATTCCCTATTCCCTATTCCCCATCCATTCCCCACTAAAGGATTTTTTCTAGACCATAAACCAGGGTTTTTAGTTCTAAGACTTTGCGGATGGCTAACAGTACGCCAGGCATATAGCAGAGGCGATCGCTGGTATCATGGCGCAAAGTATATAATTCTCCAGGAGAACCAAACAAGACCTCCTGATGGGCAATTAACCCCGGAAGGCGCACGCTATGAATGCGAATCCCTTCATCGGCTGCACCTCCCCTAGCTCCCGCTAAATTTTCCTTCTCCTTCACCTTGGGAGGGTTATAGGACTTGCCCAACTCACCCAACAATTGAGCCGTTTTAATCGCCGTTCCACTGGGAGCATCCGCCTTCTGGTCGTGATGGAGTTCTATAATTTCCACATGATCGAAATACTTCGACGCTTGGATAGCCGCCTGTTGTAAGAGAACCATACCAATGGAGAAATTGGGAATCACCAAACATCCCGTACTCGCTTTATCGGCAAACTCCGCCAACTCTTGCAACTGCTGGGGACTCAGACCTGTTGTCCCGACTACCGGACGAATTCCGTAAGCGATCGCACTGCGAACATTATCATAAACCGAATCCGGATGGGTAAAATCTACCATCACCCCCAACTGACTCTCCTGAGTCGCATAAGCGAGCATCGACTCCAACTGATTTAGAATAGGAACCTCCAAGGGGCCACACCCAGCTACCTCCCCCACATCCTTACCATTATGATCCGGATTGAGATCCACCCCCCCAATCAACTTCATATCCTCAGCTTGGGAAACCGCCTTAACCACCTCTCGGCCCATTTTCCCAGCCGCACCATTAACAATTACGGGAATCAGTCGATCGCTCATCATCCACTCCTGAATCGTAAAATAAACAAGCACAATTGGCAGATCAACCCTTGGCGTTGAGTCCTCTGAAAAGACACAATAGAACAGCTAGGCGATCGGAAGCCGATCCTACCACGATCCTTGGCTTTCCAAAACCGGTAAGGACGGCTTACAGATTATCCGGTTGGTTAGATAATCTCCTCGGAGAGAGGATAATAACACCCTTTTATCTTTGACTAAAACTTAAATGGACTCAGACATCTATGACCCTAAGCCATCATAAAATCTATTATCATAGCTCAATATTAGAGGATATCTTAGTCCCGACCTGAGCGGATGTAACTGTACTCCCTTGCTAAGTAAGTTTGTTTGTCCATCTAGCCATTCGGTAGGTGGCTAAAACACCAGATGTGACAGGGTGCGATAAGCAGCAAGCCGATATGCTGATTCCAACCATACCCACCATAACAACATGATGCACCGTTCCTTACAGGTACCTGTTCATGTCGGACTCAGTCCGAAATTAGAGCCGATGAGAGACCATGAAAAAAGCAAAGAAGAATTGGTACAGGAATTAGTTAGCCTGCGCCAGCAAGTAGTGAACTTGCAAGATCAACTGCGGTCTACTCAGGCAGACTGGGAAACACGATGGGAAAAGACAGAAGGTGAACTTAAAGCTGAGGTCGAGGCTCGCACGGCAGCCCTGAAAGAGTCTAATGATCAGTTTGTGGCCGAAATTGCCGAACGCTATCAAACCCTCCATGCTTTGCGTACTGCCAAAGAGCAACTAGAAGCGATTTTAGAGGCTGTACCGGGAACAGTTTCTTGGATTAGTCACGATCTACGCTACCTGGGAGTCAATCGACATTTAGCGGAAGTATTTAATCTACCTCCAGAAGAATTTGCGGGCAAACCGTTGGGATTTTTGGGCAGTAGTGATGGGTTTGATGGGTTTGTACAAGATTTTTTCGCCAGTGATGCTCAGGAAGCGTTCCGGGAAGTGGCGATGCGAATTAAGGGAGAACATCGTATCTTCCTGATTGTGGCCCAAAAGTATGATAATAACCAGGCTGCCTTTACGGTGGGAATTGATATCACCGAGCGCAAACAAGCGGAAGAAGCCCTACGAGAAGCGGAAAATAAGTATCGGACGATTTTTGAGAATGCGGTAGAGGGCATTTTTCAGATGACTCCAGATGGGCGCTATTTGAGCGCAAATCCGGCTTTGGCTCGCATTTATGGGTATGCTTCACCAGAGGAGCTGAAAAATACCTTAATTAATGTTCAGGATCAGCTTTATCTTGACCCTCGGCAACGCCAAGAATTTATTCATTTACTGCAACAGTATGATTCGGTGGTTGGGTTTGAGTCCCAGATTCGTCGGCTCGATGGACAGTTAACTTGGATTTCTGAGAATGGGCGAGCGGTACGGGATGAAGCGGGAACATTACTCTATTACGAGGGGACGGTTGAGGATATTACCGAGCGTAAAGAGGCAGAGGAACAACTCTGGCGGCTGAATGAGGAGTTGGAACAGCGAGTTGAGGAGAGAACGGTTGAGTTAAAGCAGGCGGTGGATCAGCTAACGGTGGAGGTGGCGGAACGGGAACGGGTGGAAGCGGCGCTGCGGGTGTCGGAGGCGGAACTGCGGGCGCTGTTTGCGGCGATGACGGATATTATTACGGTGTTTGATGCTGAAGGTCGCTTTATTCGGGTGGTTTCGACGAATTCGGAGACGCTGTTTAGTCCGACGGCCGATCGCATGGGAAAAACGGTATATGATATTTTTCCCCCGGAACAAGCAGCAATTTTTGCCCAGCAAATTCAACAGGTGGTGGAAACGGGGCAAACCATGAATTTAGAGTATTCTTTACCGGTTTCGATTACGTCAGGCATGGTGGATGAAAATCAAGGATTTTGGTCTCAGGATACGAGGGAAAATGAAGTCTGGTTTGCGGCGAGTGTTTCCCCGATGCCGGATAATTGTGTGATTTGGGTGGCTCGCAATATTACGGAGCGTAAGCGGGTGGTGGATGCGATGCGAGCAGCAGAAGAAAAGTATCGCAGTATTTTTGAGAATGCCGCAGAAGGAATTTTTCAACTGACTCCCGATGGACGCTATTTGAGCGCGAATCCGGCTTTGGCTCGCATGTACGGTTATGGTTCTCCAGAGGAGTTGATGGAGCGGTTGCACAATGTGGGGACGAATTTGTATGTCGATCCGGGCCGTCGGGAAGAGTTTATGAGGCTGATTGAGCGGGAAAATGCGGTGTCTAATTTTGATTCTCAGGTGTATCGCCAGGATCGCAGCATTATTTGGACTTCTGAGAATGCGAGGGCGGTTCGGGATGAGCAAGGCAATTTGTTGTTCTGTGAGGGAACAGTGGAGGATATTACCAAGCGGAAGGAGGCAGAAGCAGCGTTAAGAGCAGAGCAGGAGAAGTCGGAAAATTTGTTGTTGAATGTTCTACCGGGGGCGATCGCCCAACGGCTGAAACAGGAAGAAAGAAATTTGATCGCCGATCGCTTCGATCAGGTGACGATTTTGTTTGCTGATATTGTGGGCTTCACTCGCATGTCTTCGGGAATTTCGGCAACTGACTTGGTGAATTTGCTCAATGAGATTTTTTCTGAGTTTGACGAATTGGCCCAAGTTCATGGGGTAGAAAAGATTAAAACGATCGGCGATTCTTATATGGTGGTCAGTGGCATTCCTAAACCCCGTGCGGATCATGCAGAGGCGATCGCCCAAATGGCCTTGGATATGCAACGAGCCATTCCCAAGTTTCAACAACCCAATGGTCAACCCCTACAATTGCGAATTGGTATGAGTACGGGGCCGGTGGTGGCTGGGGTGATTGGGATGGCCAAGTTTATTTATGATTTATGGGGAGATGCGGTGAATGTGGCTTCTCGCATGGAATCTATGGGTATTCCGGGTAAAATTCAGGTTACGGAAGCCACTTATAAAAAGCTTAAACATCGCTATTTGTTTGAAAAACGGGGTGAGATTCAGGTGAAGGGAAAAGGGATGATGACCACCTATTGGTTGATCGGAACAGGCCATTGAAGACCTATCCCCGTTTAGCCTTGGATGTGCAATGGCCGGATCTGCTCGGTGGATTTGTGGCAGGTTCCGAGTCAGAATTAGACTTAGAAGGGGCGATCGCTTCTTATTGGCCCACTTCCCGTTCGCTTCAGGTGACTCTATCGGTGAGAACGGCTTTTGATTTACTGCTGCAAGCACTGGCGTTTCCCCCAGGAACTCAAGTGTTGATGAGTGGGGTGAATGTACGCCACATGGTGGAGATTGTGCAATGTCATGGCTTGGTTCCCGTACCCGTCGATTTAGACCTTGATACCTTAACTCCGAATTTAGACCATTTGCGCCGCCTCATTTCGCCTCAGACCCGTCTATTTGTGATTGCCCACCTGTTTGGATCAATTATTCCTTTAGCGCCCTATATTGCCCTCTGTCGCCAACATCAGATCCCCTTGGTGGAAGATTGTGCCCAAGCCTTTGCTGGGTCGTATTATTTAGGGGATGAACAGGCTGATGTGAGTTTATTTAGTTTCGGCCCGATTAAGACTTGTACGGCTTTGGGGGGTGGTGTGGCGATCGTGGGTGATGAGACTCTGGCAGGGAAAATGAGGGAAATTGGCGATCGCTATCCCGTAAAGGGCGATCGCTGGTACAGACAACGCCTGATCAAATATTGCGCCCTCAAAGCCATCTCTAACCCCTATCTGTATCATGCTCTGGTGCAACTGATCCGAGGTCTGGGTAAAGATGTGGATGGGGCGATCGGATCGAGTGCCAGAGGATTTAGATCCGGAGAACTCATCCCCCAACTGAGACACAAACCCCCTCAACTGCTCTTAAAAGTCCTCGCTCACCGGCTCAAAACTTGTCCCAACTATCAAGAGCGCATAAACCGGGCAAAAAGCATCTTAACTCAACTTGATCGCTCTATCACCTGGCCAGGATCGGATGCAGCTCAACACTCCTTTTGGGTGGTTCCCATTCAAACCCCATCCCCTAAACTCTGGATGGACAAACTACGCAATTCTGGCTTTGATGCCACCCAAGGCAATACCAGCTTAATCCCCATTCCGACTCCTGAAGGCCAACCCTTACCCAACTCTCAAACACTGCTGCACAATCTGCTATATTTACCTATTTCTCCAGCATTACCCGTTAGTGAATATCCGCGATTAACTCAATTGATTAACTCCCTCAGTCATCATCCTTAACGGATCTGACAGACCCTTTGTAGGCGATCGCCTTCAACCACAAACACATTACACTGCACTTGATCTCGATC is part of the Roseofilum capinflatum BLCC-M114 genome and harbors:
- the dapB gene encoding 4-hydroxy-tetrahydrodipicolinate reductase codes for the protein MMSDRLIPVIVNGAAGKMGREVVKAVSQAEDMKLIGGVDLNPDHNGKDVGEVAGCGPLEVPILNQLESMLAYATQESQLGVMVDFTHPDSVYDNVRSAIAYGIRPVVGTTGLSPQQLQELAEFADKASTGCLVIPNFSIGMVLLQQAAIQASKYFDHVEIIELHHDQKADAPSGTAIKTAQLLGELGKSYNPPKVKEKENLAGARGGAADEGIRIHSVRLPGLIAHQEVLFGSPGELYTLRHDTSDRLCYMPGVLLAIRKVLELKTLVYGLEKIL
- a CDS encoding adenylate/guanylate cyclase domain-containing protein, which encodes MMHRSLQVPVHVGLSPKLEPMRDHEKSKEELVQELVSLRQQVVNLQDQLRSTQADWETRWEKTEGELKAEVEARTAALKESNDQFVAEIAERYQTLHALRTAKEQLEAILEAVPGTVSWISHDLRYLGVNRHLAEVFNLPPEEFAGKPLGFLGSSDGFDGFVQDFFASDAQEAFREVAMRIKGEHRIFLIVAQKYDNNQAAFTVGIDITERKQAEEALREAENKYRTIFENAVEGIFQMTPDGRYLSANPALARIYGYASPEELKNTLINVQDQLYLDPRQRQEFIHLLQQYDSVVGFESQIRRLDGQLTWISENGRAVRDEAGTLLYYEGTVEDITERKEAEEQLWRLNEELEQRVEERTVELKQAVDQLTVEVAERERVEAALRVSEAELRALFAAMTDIITVFDAEGRFIRVVSTNSETLFSPTADRMGKTVYDIFPPEQAAIFAQQIQQVVETGQTMNLEYSLPVSITSGMVDENQGFWSQDTRENEVWFAASVSPMPDNCVIWVARNITERKRVVDAMRAAEEKYRSIFENAAEGIFQLTPDGRYLSANPALARMYGYGSPEELMERLHNVGTNLYVDPGRREEFMRLIERENAVSNFDSQVYRQDRSIIWTSENARAVRDEQGNLLFCEGTVEDITKRKEAEAALRAEQEKSENLLLNVLPGAIAQRLKQEERNLIADRFDQVTILFADIVGFTRMSSGISATDLVNLLNEIFSEFDELAQVHGVEKIKTIGDSYMVVSGIPKPRADHAEAIAQMALDMQRAIPKFQQPNGQPLQLRIGMSTGPVVAGVIGMAKFIYDLWGDAVNVASRMESMGIPGKIQVTEATYKKLKHRYLFEKRGEIQVKGKGMMTTYWLIGTGH
- a CDS encoding DegT/DnrJ/EryC1/StrS family aminotransferase encodes the protein MKTYPRLALDVQWPDLLGGFVAGSESELDLEGAIASYWPTSRSLQVTLSVRTAFDLLLQALAFPPGTQVLMSGVNVRHMVEIVQCHGLVPVPVDLDLDTLTPNLDHLRRLISPQTRLFVIAHLFGSIIPLAPYIALCRQHQIPLVEDCAQAFAGSYYLGDEQADVSLFSFGPIKTCTALGGGVAIVGDETLAGKMREIGDRYPVKGDRWYRQRLIKYCALKAISNPYLYHALVQLIRGLGKDVDGAIGSSARGFRSGELIPQLRHKPPQLLLKVLAHRLKTCPNYQERINRAKSILTQLDRSITWPGSDAAQHSFWVVPIQTPSPKLWMDKLRNSGFDATQGNTSLIPIPTPEGQPLPNSQTLLHNLLYLPISPALPVSEYPRLTQLINSLSHHP